A genomic window from Streptomyces sp. MST-110588 includes:
- the narH gene encoding nitrate reductase subunit beta, with translation MPRGKATTGPAIGRCMAQVAMVMNLDKCIGCHTCSVTCKQTWTNRDGTEYVWFNNVETRPGQGYPRGYQDQDKWRGGWQLKHGRLVPRSGGRARRLARLFANPDLPSLEDYYEPWTYDYENLTTAPLGEDVPTAPPRSLIDGEPTAITWGPNWDDDLGGGPAQLADDPVLRKMNERVRLEYEQAFMFYLPRICEHCLNPSCVAVCPSGALYKRIEDGIVLVDQDRCRGWRMCVSGCPYKKVYFNHRTGKAEKCTFCYPRIEAGQPTVCSETCVGRLRYLGVMLYDADKVGEAAATKDERGLYEAQLDCFLDPGDPAVVHAAEQAGIPHDWITAARRSPVHALISTYKVALPLHPEYRTMPMVWYIPPLSPVVESLTATGHDGEDPARLFAAIDSLRIPVGYLAELFTAGDPAPVEAALCRLAAMRTHMRRINLHEEPDPAIARAVGMSTDGIEDMYRLLALAKYDERYVIPTSYAATAPADGLDAGCGLDGDGGPGMYEADAFHAPLVSGHEPGRGGEPGPGGEPEHAGVSLRGRVNLLNWNGEGRPDGLFPRAEGGTR, from the coding sequence ATGCCCCGTGGCAAGGCCACCACCGGACCCGCCATCGGACGCTGTATGGCACAGGTCGCCATGGTGATGAACCTCGACAAATGCATCGGCTGCCATACCTGTTCGGTCACCTGCAAGCAGACGTGGACCAACCGCGACGGCACCGAGTACGTGTGGTTCAACAACGTCGAGACCCGCCCCGGACAGGGCTACCCCCGCGGCTACCAGGACCAGGACAAGTGGCGGGGCGGCTGGCAGCTCAAACACGGACGGCTCGTCCCCCGCAGCGGCGGCCGGGCCCGGCGCCTGGCCCGCCTGTTCGCCAACCCCGACCTGCCCTCCTTGGAGGACTACTACGAGCCCTGGACCTACGATTACGAGAACCTGACCACCGCGCCGCTGGGTGAGGACGTGCCCACCGCGCCGCCCCGCTCCCTGATCGACGGCGAACCCACCGCGATCACCTGGGGTCCGAACTGGGACGACGACCTCGGCGGCGGGCCCGCGCAGCTCGCCGACGACCCGGTGCTGAGGAAGATGAACGAGCGGGTGCGCCTGGAGTACGAGCAGGCGTTCATGTTCTACCTGCCGCGGATCTGCGAGCACTGCCTGAACCCGTCCTGCGTGGCCGTGTGCCCCTCCGGCGCGCTGTACAAGCGCATCGAGGACGGCATCGTCCTGGTGGACCAGGACCGCTGCCGGGGCTGGCGGATGTGTGTGAGCGGCTGCCCGTACAAGAAGGTCTACTTCAACCACCGGACCGGCAAGGCCGAGAAGTGCACCTTCTGCTATCCGCGCATCGAGGCGGGCCAGCCGACGGTGTGCTCCGAGACCTGCGTGGGCCGGCTGCGCTACCTCGGTGTCATGCTGTACGACGCCGACAAGGTCGGCGAAGCCGCCGCCACCAAGGATGAACGCGGCCTGTACGAGGCCCAGTTGGACTGTTTCCTGGACCCCGGTGACCCGGCCGTGGTGCACGCCGCCGAGCAGGCGGGCATCCCGCACGACTGGATCACCGCCGCCCGCCGCTCCCCGGTGCACGCCCTGATCAGCACGTACAAGGTGGCGCTGCCGCTGCATCCGGAGTACCGCACCATGCCCATGGTCTGGTACATCCCGCCCCTGTCACCGGTGGTCGAGTCGCTGACCGCCACCGGGCACGACGGGGAGGACCCGGCCAGGCTGTTCGCCGCCATCGACTCCCTGCGCATCCCCGTCGGCTATCTCGCGGAACTGTTCACCGCGGGCGACCCGGCTCCCGTGGAAGCCGCGCTGTGCCGGCTGGCCGCCATGCGTACCCATATGCGGCGCATCAATCTCCACGAGGAGCCCGACCCCGCCATCGCCCGCGCCGTCGGCATGAGCACCGACGGCATCGAGGACATGTACCGGCTGCTGGCGCTGGCCAAGTACGACGAGCGCTACGTCATCCCCACCAGCTACGCCGCCACCGCCCCCGCCGACGGCCTGGACGCGGGCTGCGGCCTGGACGGCGACGGCGGGCCGGGCATGTACGAGGCGGACGCCTTCCACGCACCCCTGGTCTCCGGCCACGAACCGGGACGTGGCGGTGAACCGGGGCCCGGCGGTGAACCGGAACACGCCGGGGTCTCGCTGCGCGGCCGGGTGAACCTCCTGAACTGGAACGGCGAGGGCCGCCCCGACGGACTCTTCCCGCGCGCCGAGGGCGGCACCCGGTGA
- a CDS encoding tellurite resistance/C4-dicarboxylate transporter family protein, which translates to MWSALPHRCRRLPPACFAPVMATGIVSRALSRTGAHALSAALFGLALATYLVLLAATALKAACHRDTIRGELQDPGRLFGHFTLVAASGVLATRSPARITACVLLVIAALAWTALALAAAGLRRLGTHLVLRQADGTWFLATVGLQALVLTLIRIHPGRTVLTGALLLWGTGVLLYAATLATVLRRLLSTLPPAARLAPSYWVAMGAAAISTLAGTQLLTRSALLPPLARVPLGGTVLTLWAWATLLIPLLVAAGIWRHLHHRVPLAYEPALWCIVFPVGMYATATAELTSAQRIGALTRPHPLLPSLLPSLLAWAALAAWLAVGLRCLTDRLGPRSRHEAPAHR; encoded by the coding sequence ATGTGGTCGGCGCTCCCCCACCGCTGCCGGAGGCTGCCGCCCGCCTGCTTCGCCCCCGTCATGGCCACCGGCATCGTCTCCCGGGCCCTGTCCCGGACCGGCGCCCACGCCCTGTCGGCCGCACTGTTCGGCCTCGCCCTGGCCACCTACCTCGTGCTCCTGGCAGCCACCGCGCTCAAGGCCGCCTGCCACCGGGACACCATCCGGGGTGAACTCCAGGACCCCGGCCGGCTGTTCGGCCACTTCACGCTGGTCGCCGCCAGCGGCGTCCTGGCCACCCGCAGCCCCGCCCGCATCACGGCCTGCGTGCTCCTGGTCATCGCCGCCCTCGCGTGGACGGCGCTCGCCCTCGCGGCGGCCGGGCTCCGGCGCTTGGGGACGCACCTGGTCCTGCGGCAGGCCGACGGCACCTGGTTCCTGGCCACCGTCGGCCTGCAGGCCCTCGTCCTCACCCTCATCCGCATCCACCCCGGCCGCACGGTCCTGACCGGCGCTCTCCTGCTGTGGGGTACGGGAGTCCTGCTGTACGCCGCCACGCTCGCCACGGTCCTACGGCGACTGCTGTCGACCCTGCCCCCGGCCGCCCGCCTGGCCCCCAGCTACTGGGTCGCCATGGGCGCCGCCGCCATCAGCACCCTCGCCGGTACCCAACTCCTCACCCGTTCCGCGCTCCTGCCGCCCCTGGCCCGCGTTCCCCTCGGCGGCACGGTCCTGACCCTGTGGGCCTGGGCCACCCTCCTGATCCCCCTCCTGGTGGCCGCGGGCATCTGGCGTCACCTGCACCACCGTGTCCCGTTGGCCTACGAACCCGCCCTGTGGTGCATCGTCTTCCCCGTGGGCATGTACGCCACCGCGACCGCCGAACTCACCAGCGCCCAGCGGATCGGCGCGTTGACGCGCCCACACCCCCTCCTGCCATCCCTCTTGCCGTCCCTCCTGGCATGGGCCGCCCTGGCGGCATGGCTCGCCGTCGGCCTGCGCTGCCTCACCGACCGGCTCGGCCCGCGTTCCCGGCACGAGGCACCGGCCCACCGGTAG
- the narJ gene encoding nitrate reductase molybdenum cofactor assembly chaperone: MSRPVTHQAASLLLGYPDESWPGRLSAVRTALEPVPGPDIALLLRFCARVQETPPLALGAQYIATFDRSRRRCLYLTYYTDGDTRRRGAALAGLKALYREHGWQPPGDELPDHLPLMLEFAARTPQAGTKLLAGHRPALELLRLALASYRSPYADIVEAVCHTLPGPGPADRRAALRLARSGPPAEAVGLLPFPRRAADSPHVEETSR, translated from the coding sequence GTGAGCCGCCCCGTCACCCACCAGGCCGCCTCCCTGCTGCTCGGCTACCCCGACGAGAGCTGGCCCGGGCGCCTGAGTGCCGTACGTACGGCACTGGAGCCCGTGCCCGGCCCCGACATCGCCCTCCTGCTGCGGTTCTGCGCCCGGGTCCAGGAGACACCCCCGCTCGCGCTGGGCGCCCAGTACATCGCCACCTTCGACCGCAGCCGCCGGCGGTGCCTGTACCTGACCTACTACACCGACGGCGACACCCGCAGGCGGGGCGCGGCACTGGCCGGCCTCAAGGCGCTCTACCGCGAGCACGGCTGGCAGCCCCCCGGGGACGAACTGCCCGACCACCTGCCCCTGATGCTGGAGTTCGCCGCCCGCACCCCGCAGGCCGGTACGAAGCTGCTGGCCGGGCACCGCCCCGCCCTGGAACTGCTGCGCCTGGCCCTGGCCTCGTACCGCAGCCCCTACGCCGACATCGTCGAGGCGGTCTGCCACACCCTGCCCGGCCCCGGCCCCGCCGACCGCCGAGCAGCCCTGCGCCTGGCCCGCAGCGGCCCGCCCGCCGAAGCGGTCGGCCTCCTTCCGTTCCCCCGACGAGCTGCCGACTCCCCGCACGTGGAGGAGACCTCCCGGTGA
- the narI gene encoding respiratory nitrate reductase subunit gamma: MKHLHIALWGVLPYLAVAVLVTGTAWRYRYDRFGFTTRSSQLHEHRLLRIGGPLFHYGIFFVAAGHVIGLLVPESLTERVHIHEWLYHANALIVGGTAGLATLAGLAILLHRRLRVPAVRAATSRSDRAVYPLLICVVLAGLAATATTLQPHPYDYRVGVSVWFRSLPALDPDVPAMAHAPLVYQIHALLGMALFALWPFSRLVHAFTAPLGYLARPYIVYRSRGARRVPAAQPYGAQQYGALPYDAGEYGARRHGAHPARRRPAQSTPPRR, encoded by the coding sequence GTGAAGCATCTGCACATCGCCCTGTGGGGCGTACTGCCCTACCTCGCCGTCGCCGTCCTGGTCACCGGCACCGCCTGGCGCTACCGCTACGACCGGTTCGGCTTCACCACCCGCTCCAGCCAACTGCACGAACACCGCCTGCTGCGCATCGGCGGCCCCCTCTTCCACTACGGGATCTTCTTCGTCGCCGCCGGGCACGTCATCGGTCTGCTCGTCCCCGAATCGCTCACCGAGCGCGTCCACATCCACGAGTGGCTCTACCACGCCAACGCCCTGATCGTCGGCGGCACCGCCGGGCTCGCCACCCTGGCCGGTCTGGCGATCCTGCTCCACCGGCGGCTGCGCGTGCCCGCCGTACGGGCGGCGACCAGCCGCAGCGACCGCGCCGTCTATCCGCTCCTCATCTGCGTCGTCCTGGCCGGCCTCGCCGCCACGGCCACCACCTTGCAGCCCCACCCCTACGACTACCGCGTCGGCGTCTCGGTGTGGTTCCGCTCCCTGCCGGCCCTGGACCCGGACGTGCCCGCCATGGCCCATGCCCCGCTCGTCTACCAGATCCACGCCCTGCTCGGCATGGCCCTGTTCGCCCTGTGGCCCTTCAGCCGTCTGGTGCACGCCTTCACCGCGCCCCTGGGCTATCTGGCCCGCCCCTACATCGTCTACCGTTCGCGCGGCGCCCGGCGTGTCCCCGCCGCCCAGCCATACGGCGCCCAGCAATACGGCGCGCTCCCATACGACGCCGGGGAGTACGGCGCGCGCCGACACGGCGCACATCCCGCGCGGCGCCGGCCGGCGCAGAGCACCCCGCCGCGCCGGTGA